AATTTCTTTGTCTAGCCTCTTTTATTTCCTTCATATAATTTGAAAGAACTTCATATTCCTCAGCAGAATATTGTTGTCCTAAAGCAATTTTACTTATGGACATCAGTAGAATTACAAATGCTAAAGTTTTTTTCATGACTAGTTTGATGTTTTAGGTACCAAAATAGATTTGCTATAATGAGCGCTATTGGCTTTTTGCTTATATACCTCATCATTCAAGGCTGTTACGCTTCCTGCGCTTTGACTTAATTGATTTCGATACCCAGACCTAACCACTCTAAAAATCAGTCCTTCCTGCGCTTCAATATTATCAATGCCAACTAATCTATTTTCATTTACATATATGAGCCTTCCTATTGGCTTAAAGCCCTGCTCTGGGTCTTCAACTGATCTAGGTGCATAAGCCATTAGCTCGTCACCTTCATATAAATGTTCTGTATAAGAAGAGTTCAACAATAACAAATCAGACTCGCTGATATCTTGCAAACTACCTTCAAAAGTAAAATCAATATTCTTATACGCAGCCCCCATACCCTCATAATGCCAATAAGCTGGAATTGTATAAGCGTAAATAGGGTCTTCATAATTGTTATTAACTACAGTCATTATTACTCCTCCGGTCAAGCCGTCCCATCTATAATTTTCAGTAACAATCAACGAGCCTTCATTATATGTTTCAACTTTATCCAATATCGCTGTCTTATGGATAACCTTATTGCTGACAATCGTTTTTAATACCATATCCATCTTAGACACATCTGGCCACGTAGGCGGCACAGGTATTGTACCCAATATCGGCACAATTAAAAAATCTACATTCAAGTGTGCCCCTGCGCTTAAAGTTTTTTGGCTAGATTCTCTCATATCAAGCACATAGTCCTCATCCTGTCCTAATATCCAATTGGAATCCTGATATTGACCTTGGCCATCAACTGAAACTTTATAAATGTTATCATGTTCAGCTTCAGAATCCTTGACCATATAATTCACAAGTTCATTTACATTTTCTCCATCATAAGTTTTAGATCTGCTGTGATAAAGGTGTCTATTATAACTATATGCATCTTCATGATAAGTACCGTCAACATTTTGTCTAAAATAAGCCATCCCCTTAGGTTTTCCATGCATATCATTTTGAACAATAGAATACCCTTGACTCATATGCAAGTGCGATCTATTCACGTTTCCTAACAATGGTATAAGAATTGGCAAAGTACGCTTTTTCCTTTTGCGAGGAGTTTCATCTGTCATGAATGGGAAGTCTCTAGACGTGTAAAATTCATTCACGACCTTGCCAGTTGTGCCAAATGAAATATCCGTAGGAAAATAATCATCGCCTTCAAACTTTAATTTTTCTCGAGCCGCACTTGCTAAACTCTTTACAGTCACCTTGCTATACCCTACACTTGGTCCAGGAAAGTGAGTCTCATTGATCGGATACTCAAAAAATAATTGATCATCGGACTTCAACTTAAACTGCCTGCTAAAGCTCTTGCCATATCTTAAAGGATTCTCATCTGCTCCAATTTGAGGCTCATTGGAGGCCACACCGCTACTGATTATTTCCGAGTTTTCATTTTCAGTAGTATATTCATAAATTTGACCATAAACACTCTGCTCTTGACTATTCTGAGGATTACCCCATCCATCATAAAGCGTTATTTGTTTCACTCTATGACCACCCCCAAACTTTTCGCCATCAGGATTTTTCATTCTCACCCAAGCTTTATCGCCATCCGCTACATTTACAGCCCATTCATTTTTATGGGATTTGTAAAAGCCTACAATCATATCCTTGATAGTAACTAAGTATGACACTAAACTAGCCACTCTTTTTGCCGCTTCGCCATCATTGCCCGCTTCCTTCATTTTTCCCATCGCAGACGCTAAAGCAGGATTATTCAATCTCAAATGCTGCAAAGTCCTCAATGATATAGGGTGAAACTTTACACCATTTGCCACTTCGCTTTTCACTGGTACTCTCACAACATTATTAGACATGATTCGCAACCCATTATTAGCATCATTCAAGCGATCAGTATCTAAGTCCACATATCCACTTACCCAATCTACCGCTCCATTTTCACTTGAAGTCCTCATGTACATTTTAGCTTTGAAATACAATTGATTTCGTTTCAAATCCAGATACTTTCTAGCATCTTCAAGATTTTCCACACTCTTATTGGCTTTAAAGTAAACATATGGATTGTCATGATTTCCTTCAAAAGATATATTGCTTCCTCCATTGCTTCCACATAATTTCATCATCTGCATTGCAGGCAAATGCTGTACATATGCATATGAGTCTGCTTCATAAGAAATATTTATTTTTGACCCGCTTGGGGTTTGAATATTTGACAGATTCCAAGTAGAAGCGTCATGATCCAACTCTTCCTTCGTTAAGTATTGATCTACATAAGGAAAATCGGGATCAGAAGCCGTTTTGTAATTCCCCCAACGGTCATTTCCTTGATATTTATACCCCGCACTTTCATTGTAATAACTAAAAACATAAGGGTTTGACAAACCTCTATAGCTGTTTCCATACTGAAACTTAACTTTTCTTAATGTAAGCTTCCCTTTGCCCGTTGCTATACTGTTCTCAGTGCCTGGGCATAATTTATAATCGTAATCGAAATTTATTTTTTTGATACTATAGCCTGAATTTCCCCTTGCATAAAGTTTCACAAAATCCAATTTAGACATACTAGAATTTGAAGATATGCTTCCTCCATTAAAATCATATCTAGCGCTCTTTCCATCTTCTCTTGTGCTCATTACAAAATCTGCAATATGGGACTTTGTTTCAGCTCTGGAAAGATACCATACTTCTTTCTTTCCTTGCACATAACTGACCATATCATCTCCAACATCTGATAAATTTCCTTTTTCATAACCCGCCCCAACAAATGGCGATTTCCAAACATAATCTTCAGCTTTCTTATCATAAGTAAACTTCACCCAATAACCTAAATCATCCGGAGTTACTCCATCATTTTTCAAATCGACATAATCAGGACCAACAATAGAGGTCAACAAATATGAATGAGCGTATCCCGGCATGGTCTTCTTGCTTTTATACTTATTTGTATACTTTTTACTTCCTTCACCAACTCTCACTCTATCATCCTTTGATCTATCTAGGTATGGCGGATTATCACCATTAATAGTATATAAGTGTTGTACCTCTTCTTTATTGTAAGCAGGTAATGCATATACATATCGCAATCCGTCAGGCTTAGTCGCAATAAATCCAGCAATATGATCATCTTTGTAATGACTATGGGATCTATTCAATTCATTTATTTTTAGCAAATTGTGATACACTTTACTTCCATCCTTAATTTGCTTATTAGTAAATGATTGAACGATTTGCGATCTTTGTTGCCTTTCATTAGAATAAGAAGGCTGATAATTGCTATTTAACTTACCATGCTTAAAGTTTCTTGTTTCTGCCAACATCACCGCATCATCACCTCCCATGCTTTGATAATTGGCCGAAGGGCTAACATGCTGTTCACCATGCACACCGAAGTACACTTCCTCAGTCAGACTATTCAATTCATTTCCTTTGAAACGATACCTATTGTCTATTCCATCTTTATTCTTGTAGCTTCCAGTATAATTCTCCCCAGTATTAACGGCTGCGTTCGAACCAACCTTAGCTAAAAGTGGAGCCAGATCCATTCCTATTGAACCTCCCAATGTCTCAGAGATCACACTAGGATCACCAACAATCCCAACACTCTTTCGCTTTGCTCTATATATCGCCGAGTACCCTTGACCTGAAACTGAAAACACATCATATGTCGAAGAAGGAATGGCTAGATTAATAGTTTCAGGATATATAGTTGCATCTTTTTCTCTATTAAAATCCATCATATCCTTATTTCCTGCATTTTCCATATGCAAATAGCCATAACCCTTTCGAGAAATTCTTTTTTGCGCAAGAGCTTGTCGAGTATAAAAACCTGAAAAATATACAGCTCCTGAAAACCCCCACCAAGCACCTGCTGCTTTTACCACAACCGAAATATTATTATTAATCATCGGAAAGTTGTTTTTTGGACTATGAGCAGTACTCCCTAAAGGAATAACAGCCGTAGAACTTGTGGCAACTGAATTAGTTACAGAAATATACTTAGTATCTGGTTTCCCTTCTTTCTTATTTTTTCTTTCCATTATTGCTGTCGCACCAGCTAAAATTTTCTCTTTGCTTATTCCATAAGACATTTGACTTAGCCCGCTATTGGAATTATACCCCAAGCCAACATTAAACTTAGTTGTCTTCATACCGTTCTCATTGCTTAATGTCGCCCCTACATTAACTCCCACACCTTCTTGAGTATCCAAGCTTAAACTTATATCAGCGCTCATTCCAACTGTCCCGCCTTCATTAACAGATTTTGACAAACCTAAACTAGGGTCTATACTATAGCCAACACCTTTGTAATTATTATAATAAACTCTCAAGCCTAAACCACCCTTCAACCAATCCGCACCGAATAATTCTGCAGAGACTCCTCCTCCGACACCTGCCGTATGGTTTTCTTTCATATCAATCTCCTCAGTAATATTCTCCCCGTTGAAATCATCCGGCAAACCTCTCATTTGTCGCGTGATCGCTCCGGGGTTCAAAGACCAACCAAGCCCTACCCAACTGGCTTCTTGATCCATGCCGACTCCGGCATGATAAGCCAGATTAAACGGGTATCCGCCGTTAGGTCCGGGAAGCTCAAACAAAGGGATATTATACGTAAAATCCCCCGAAAATAAATCGACCATGTCCGTTGTGCCCGCAGGCTCAAATGCCTGAACTTCGGGCTGGCTAGGCCCAGCGGTAAGCGCAAAGGCGACTCCCGGGCCAAATGATTGAAGCAGCATGCTTATGGCTAAGTATGCCGCGGTGATGCGAAGTAATTTTGTTTTCATCTGCTGAGATGATTTATTGTTTGTCTGTTTTTTCTACTAATTTCTATCAAGCTGATCAACTCTTGAGCTGGCCAGCCAATTCTTTCCGGTCAAATCTGAACTTAACAGGTCCAGTGCCAAGCACTGACGAATGAAGTTCGACTACCAAATCGCTATCTAGCGAAATATTATCCTCAAATGCCAATGTGAACGTTCTGTAAGGCTTCAAATCAAAAGAGCGTTCAAAATGATAAACTCTGCAAGGATATTCCTTATTTTCCGCTTCCAGACTTAAATCGCTTTCCATTCCATAGCTGAAATAATAAACTAGCTTTTGCAAGTCCGCTCTGCTGGAAGCCATTCCTTTCAACAAGTCGACACCGTCTTTTCGAGCAATTCTCAAATTAAAGTGAGCGGTTCTTTTGGCGCTATCCAAATGATCATAACTCTCGGAAGGCAAATACCTCAACTCAAACTCGAAAGCTCCAGCCGACTTTGTTCTTACCATTCCATTATCAAAGTCTTTCTCCCAGTTGCTCAAGTCTTCTTGGCTTAACTTCCCACGATTGCATGAACATATTCCAATAAGCAACAATATGAAAAGTCCATTTCTAATCAATTCACCTATCCTCATACTTATCATTCATATAATTCAGCACCTCTTCTGTAATATCCATGTTTTCATCAGCATACATGATTGATCCATTTCCGCTAGCGCCATAGATATACTCATACCCTTTCTCTTTGCCAAAAGCTTTAATATACTCATTAATCTGAGTCCATATCTGCTGATCATATTGCTGAGAGACCATTGCCTCCTCCTCTTGCACAGCCATAAGCTTCTCTCTATATAATTGCAACGCTTCCTCTCTAGCCTTTCCTTCATGCCTTTGAGTAACCACAATCAAAGAATCCAACGTCTGCTTATTGGCACTTTGCAAAGCAGAAAATTTCTTCTCAAGCTTTTTCTTTGCCAAATAACCATCATAGAGCTTTCCGCTTATGACATAGACTTCTTTGGAATCATTTAAAAGATACCTGTCAGCAGCAAGCCAAAGAACAGCTATCAATACCAACACATTCACAACATTCATTACTCCTTTAACCATCATTTCGTGTTTTTTAATTGATTCTTATTAATATCCGGTCTATCCAGCAACTCAAAATTTATATAGGCTTCATCCTTTTTGCCTTGTTCGCATTTTACATGAGCAATTTGGACATCTTCACTTCCGCAAGCATCCCTTACCCAAAGAGATACGTAATAGCCCAGAGGCTTTTCCACTCTTATTTGAGGCACTACTGCAGTGCTATCAAGCATTGCTTCTTCGGGCTTGTACAACAAATTTTGCCCAAACGCATCAACTGTAACTTTCCAGCTGATATGGTAAGGAGCGTTTCCTCCTTTTACTTCGCCAAGGTAGTCCACTACGTTTCCAGCAGGCACATCACAATCTACCGAAACCGGATTAGCTGAAATATTGGCTTTAACTTCATTCTTGTTTTCAATCAACTTGAAATGCAAAATTCCCTTGCGCTTATACTCATCAATCGTTTCCAAACTATAGAATTTATTAAGCTTCCAATCAATATCATAATCCTCAAGATTCATCACATATTGATTTTCACCATATCTCATTCCGAGCACAAATCCAGAGATCAGCTCATGCTTATCGCTGTATAAATACGCTTGCAACATCTCAACATCTCTTTCTGAATTATGATATCTAAATGCCAATTGATTATCGTGCACATTATCATTATAATTCACGCCATTTTTAGGCAATCTTGCATAGTGAACCTTTTGCTCGACACTTTGTCCATTCTGGATTACTATATAGCTAGTAGCGCAATAAGCGCTATTCGAATGAACCTTTTTACCTGCTAAGCCAATTCCTTTTAACCTAAACTCAAACTTTTTTCCTTGGCTCAATGAGGTTACTTTTTGCTTACTTTTCCCAACACC
The Aureibacter tunicatorum DNA segment above includes these coding regions:
- a CDS encoding OmpH family outer membrane protein, which encodes MMVKGVMNVVNVLVLIAVLWLAADRYLLNDSKEVYVISGKLYDGYLAKKKLEKKFSALQSANKQTLDSLIVVTQRHEGKAREEALQLYREKLMAVQEEEAMVSQQYDQQIWTQINEYIKAFGKEKGYEYIYGASGNGSIMYADENMDITEEVLNYMNDKYEDR